The Pristiophorus japonicus isolate sPriJap1 chromosome 31, sPriJap1.hap1, whole genome shotgun sequence genome has a segment encoding these proteins:
- the LOC139240322 gene encoding probable G-protein coupled receptor 139 yields the protein MAVADLLVIITGVILNRVIGIYVPVSALSVTPACRLKTVLVFAFRNFSVWSTVAFTFDRFIAICCQKLKRTYCTEKTAAVVIGTVFVLSMCDNVPWYFMLEPLYFVNTIPMFCSIKSSFYTRAAWIAYSWIHHILTPCLAFVLIVLFNVLTVRHILVSSRVRQALRGNNTAQDNIDPELENRKKSIILLFSISGSFLVLWGTYTIHHLYSRITSNYVFTGPSDPVFIFQESGHMLLLLSCCTNTCIYVVTQKQFRKDLKIVVKYPLTLIGKFIK from the coding sequence ATGGCTGTAGCGGATCTATTGGTCATTATCACCGGCGTGATATTGAACCGGGTCATTGGCATCTACGTACCAGTTAGCGCTTTGTCTGTTACTCCGGCGTGCCGCCTCAAAACTGTCCTCGTTTTTGCTTTCAGAAACTTCTCAGTTTGGTCAACTgtcgctttcacctttgatcgGTTCATCGCCatctgttgccagaagctgaaaaggacatattgcaccgagaaaacagcAGCTGTGGTTATAGGCACAGTGTTTGTTCTGAGCATGTGTGACAATGTCCCCTGGTACTTTATGCTTGAACCTTTGTATTTTGTTAACACAATCCCAATGTTCTGCAGCATCAAGTCCAGCTTTTACACACGAGCCGCATGGATAGCATATTCCTGGATTCATCACATTTTGACTCCGTGCCTTGCATTCGTTCTGATCGTACTGTTCAATGTACTAACAGTGAGACATATATTAGTCTCCAGTAGAGTGCGACAGGCATTAAGGGGCAACAACACAGCTCAAGATAACATTGATCCTGAATTGGAAAACCGGAAAAAATCCATCATATTACTCTTCAGCATTTCTGGAAGTTTCCTCGTTTTATGGGGAACATACACCATACATCACCTGTATTCCCGAATCACAAGCAATTATGTATTTACAGGACCCAGCGATCCTGTCTTCATTTTTCAGGAATCTGGACATATGCTTCTCCTCTTGAGCTGTTgcacaaacacgtgtatttatgtcGTGACCCAGAAACAGTTCAGAAAAGACTTAAAGATTGTAGTGAAATATCCACTCACACTAATTGGCAAATTCATTAAATGA